The Candidatus Zixiibacteriota bacterium nucleotide sequence CTATTACGGGAAGTTGAAAAGAGAGTCCAAAGGCAAGAATCATCATGCCGGTGAAGGAGATATAGCTGTTGACGGTAATAATCGGTATCATCTCCCCGGCGCCGTATCCAACCAGGAATTTTATGGCAAAAGGGAGAACCAGATAGAAGCAAAATGCCGCGCCGATAAGAAAGAGAATGGTGGAGCTGAAAACCAGCGGGAGGATGACTTTTTTCTCTTTGGA carries:
- a CDS encoding twin-arginine translocase subunit TatC, with protein sequence SKEKKVILPLVFSSTILFLIGAAFCFYLVLPFAIKFLVGYGAGEMIPIITVNSYISFTGMMILAFGLSFQLPVIGYFFGKIGLLSDRALAKGRPYAVVIILVVAAVLTPTPDIFTQLLLAVPLYFLYELTIMLIKFTGKKKEPLT